One window of the Plasmodium vivax chromosome 2, whole genome shotgun sequence genome contains the following:
- a CDS encoding hypothetical protein, conserved (encoded by transcript PVX_081550A) codes for MILKKSKLLAVSLLLALVEYLCRDGRRKWMGLLSRWEATPYGGSDVGSDVGLGQTGGGKAAHIFALKSALQFANGYEEVRQKGRSGRSGRSERRERRERVNPVCILPSDMPRFRTLHEKVEVEEELLLQEKTADDMNVSGDADNTNNKDEYGQPLIKGQTATEGVLPQQTVATKVSPLIEKSTIDHYLDVCTQIRKKTFSFKNCEIFYESPEVTLYKNILEDKSETRYDLIGYGTLNDVSLYGASQALNNLDVIKEWNKNIYKINYLKLNKASILEKYENDEKIDATKYILEKEHLRENRRYIYLINGLPWPFRSHDTVYEFYQKYIENQNMLLVANKSVNEVFSDNSYYTRIRDYENFFCIYPKSKNSYEKGLDYVISVYYDVNIPKFIRNNILSQIFPSLIFNLHEVSKTITEKGLAMSSDDIKKNELPFQLKDNFSPGEGGAGQDGKEGQDGKSPFFGATVLRVIFVDPFHFIWTTNVNFFKKIFVIVTSIF; via the coding sequence atgattttaaaaaaaagcaagctGCTGGCGGTCTCCCTCCTGCTGGCCCTTGTGGAGTACCTGTGCCGCGATGGGCGCCGCAAGTGGATGGGTCTGCTGAGCAGATGGGAGGCCACCCCGTACGGTGGAAGTGACGTGGGAAGCGACGTGGGTCTGGGCCAgaccgggggggggaaggctgCCCACATATTTGCGCTGAAGAGCGCCCTCCAGTTTGCAAACGGTTATGAGGAAGTCAGACAAAAGGGTAGAAGCGGTAGAAGCGGTAGAAGCGAGAGGAGAGAGCGACGCGAGAGAGTCAACCCCGTGTGCATCCTGCCCAGTGACATGCCGCGCTTCAGAACGCTGCACGAGAAGGTGGAAGTAGAAGAGGAGCTCCTTCTCCAGGAAAAGACCGCAGATGACATGAACGTGAGCGGAGACGCAGACAATACAAACAATAAGGATGAGTATGGGCAACCTTTGATAAAGGGCCAAACAGCCACAGAGGGAGTATTGCCACAGCAAACTGTAGCAACGAAGGTAAGTCCCCTCATCGAAAAGAGTACCATAGATCACTACCTAGACGTATGTACACagataaggaaaaaaaccttctcatttaaaaattgcgaaaTTTTTTACGAGTCCCCAGAAGTGACactttataaaaacattttggaagATAAAAGCGAAACGAGATATGACCTCATAGGGTATGGGACGTTAAATGATGTCTCTCTGTATGGAGCTAGCCAAGCACTAAACAACTTAGACGTCATCAAAGAgtggaacaaaaatatttacaaaataaattacctCAAATTAAATAAGGCatccattttggagaagtatgaaaatgatgaaaaaattgatgccACGAAATATATTCTCGAAAAAGAACACCTCCGCGAAAACAGAAGGTACATTTATCTCATCAACGGACTTCCTTGGCCTTTTAGAAGCCATGACACTGTGTATGAATTTtaccaaaaatatatagagaATCAGAACATGCTGCTTGTGGCCAACAAGTCGGTAAATGAAGTGTTTTCCGATAATAGCTACTACACACGTATAAGAGATTATGAAaactttttttgtatttaccCCAAGAGCAAGAACTCCTACGAGAAGGGACTCGACTATGTTATTTCCGTTTACTACGATGTGAACATTCCAAAGTTTATTCGCAATAATATTCTCAGCCAGATTTTCCCTTCCCTCATCTTTAACTTACACGAAGTTTCCAAGACGATTACGGAGAAGGGGCTGGCCATGTCCTCTGATGATATAAAGAAGAATGAACTACCTTTTCAACTGAAGGATAACTTTTCCCCCGGGGAGGGAGGCGCTGGGCAGGACGGAAAGGAGGGCCAGGATGGGAAGTCCCCCTTCTTCGGCGCCACCGTCCTCCGCGTCATCTTCGTGGACCCCTTCCACTTCATTTGGACCACCAACGTCAACTTCTTCAAGAAAATTTTCGTCATCGTCACCAGCATCTTCTGA